Proteins from a genomic interval of Cucumis melo cultivar AY chromosome 7, USDA_Cmelo_AY_1.0, whole genome shotgun sequence:
- the LOC107990323 gene encoding probable polygalacturonase At3g15720, whose amino-acid sequence MLVPSTKTFLLNPVQFQGPCMSSTVGVQVIRLFFSFLFFSFFPFLDGNLLEKVQILGKIVAPSDLDAWKHFDAKNWLLFSNVSRLVIQGNGEIDGQGAAWWNRDSDGKPTALAIHDCDGLQLSGLTHINSPKSHMHIVRCNQASISKLNIVAPEDSPNTDGIDVAYSTNVKIHNCNIGTGDDCIAISEGTSNIHIANIQCGPGHGISIGSLGKDGMSSSVEEVRVQNCHLKGTMYGARIKTWQGGSGYARKISFQGITLDQVHKPILINQYYCNGKNNCKNQTSAVQVSDVLYQGFHGTSATEVAVELSCSENIACSNIVLEDIDIRYADSDKIAQSSCDNAHGTSTNTFPAVDCLEP is encoded by the exons ATGCTAGTACCATCTACCAAAACATTTCTGCTGAACCCAGTGCAGTTTCAAGGCCCATGCATGTCCTCCACCGTCGGTGTTCAAGTAATTaggcttttcttttcttttcttttcttttcttttttcccttttct TGATGGTAACTTACTTGAGAAAGTGCAGATCCTTGGGAAAATAGTGGCTCCAAGTGACCTTGATGCTTGGAAACACTTTGATGCGAAAAATTGGTTGCTGTTCTCTAATGTGAGCAGACTCGTCATACAAGGGAATGGTGAAATTGATGGGCAAGGAGCTGCTTGGTGGAACCGGGATTCAGATGGAAAACCCACG GCATTAGCAATTCATGACTGTGACGGCCTTCAGCTTTCTGGATTAACACACATTAACAGTCCAAAGAGCCATATGCACATAGTTCGCTGCAATCAGGCTTCCATCTCTAAACTGAACATAGTGGCACCTGAGGATAGTCCCAACACTGATGGTATTGATGTGGCCTATTCAACTAATGTTAAGATTCACAATTGCAATATTGGAACAG GTGATGATTGTATCGCTATTAGTGAAGGCACTTCCAATATCCACATAGCAAACATCCAGTGTGGACCTGGTCATGGAATAAG TATTGGTAGCTTGGGAAAAGATGGGATGTCATCCTCTGTAGAAGAAGTGAGAGTTCAAAATTGTCACCTGAAAGGGACCATGTACGGAGCAAGGATCAAAACTTGGcag GGGGGATCTGGATATGCAAGGAAGATATCATTTCAAGGAATCACATTGGATCAAGTTCACAAACCAATCCTGATCAACCAGTATTACTGTAATGGAAAAAACAACTGCAAAAACCAG ACATCGGCTGTACAAGTGAGTGATGTTTTGTACCAAGGATTTCACGGAACGTCTGCAACAGAGGTGGCAGTGGAATTAAGTTGCAGTGAGAATATAGCCTGCAGCAACATTGTATTAGAAGATATCGATATAAGATATGCAGATTCCGATAAAATAGCTCAGTCGTCGTGTGACAATGCTCATGGAACATCAACAAATACATTTCCTGCCGTAGATTGCTTGGAGCCGTAG
- the LOC103494707 gene encoding DCC family protein At1g52590, chloroplastic — MQLPLPPSPMALPLSGRFPAPFLPPSMRKAGMLLHPIASASLSPITKDETIDWVEATSDFFEKDTRPIMLFDGVCNLCNGGVRFVRANDRNRRIRLEALQSDAGKKLLRRSGRAPDDISSVVLVEKDRSYIKSEAVLRIMEYLELPFPQLAFFLQFVPLFVRNIVYDNIADNRYTLFGRSESCEI; from the exons ATGCAATTGCCACTGCCACCGTCTCCAATGGCGCTTCCACTTTCCGGCAGATTCCCGGCGCCTTTTCTTCCGCCGTCTATGAGGAAAGCTGGAATGCTGCTGCATCCGATTGCTTCCGCCTCTTTATCTCCGATAACCAAAGACGAAACGATAGATTGGGTCGAAGCAACTTCCGACTTCTTCGAGAAAGATACGAGACCGATTATGCTATTTGACG GTGTTTGCAATTTGTGCAATGGAGGTGTGAGATTTGTTCGTGCTAATGATAGAAACAG AAGAATACGATTGGAGGCTCTCCAAAGTGACGCTGGCAAGAAGCTGTTAAGAAGGTCAGGAAGAGCACCGGATGATATTTCAAGTGTTGTACTTGTTGAAAAGGACAG ATCTTATATCAAGTCTGAAGCTGTTCTAAGAATAATGGAATACTTAGAGTTACCTTTTCCTCAGCTTGCATTTTTTCTCCAGTTTGTGCCTCT GTTTGTTCGAAACATTGTCTATGACAATATTGCAGATAATCGATATACATTATTTGGACGCTCGGAGTCATGTGAAATATAG